The Sphingobacteriales bacterium genome segment CCCTCACCGGTCCCGACCATTATCTGCCTTTTATTTTCCTTTCGAAAGCACGCAAATGGTCGCTCTTTAAAACCATCTGGATAACAATTATTTGCGGCATCGGGCATGTGGGAAGTTCTGTTCTTTTAGGTTCTGTTGGCATTGCTGCCGGTATAGCGGTTGATAAACTGACACATACAGAGTCCCTGCGGGGAGGAATTGTTTCATGGTTATTCCTGTTGTTCGGGCTCTTCTATATGCTTTGGGGTATTTATAAAATCAGGAAAAACAAAGCACACAAGCATTTGCATATACATGAAGACGGAAGCATTCATGAACATGAACATCTGCATGAAGACGAACACAGCCATGAACATGGCAAAAAACTCACTTTTTGGGTGCTTTTTCTCATTTTTGTGCTCGGCCCCTGTGAGCCGCTCATCCCTTTTATGATGCAGCCTGCATCGGAAAATAATACAGCGGGAATTATTCAGGTGGCTGCCATTTTTTCATTGGTAACCATTGCTACCATGCTCACCATCGTCTTGCTGACTTTAAAGGGTATTGAATTTTTACCGTTGAAAAAACTTGAAAAATATATGCATGTCATTGCAGGAGCCATCATCCTGATTTGCGGTGGCGGGATGGTGTTTCTGGGCTGGTAAAGATACAATTTTTGCTTTGTTTTTAATCTTTATTTTTCCGGCTCGCAAGAATAAGGAATGACAAGGTAAAATGTAATAAAATTTTAATTCAGCTTAGTCCATCAGACAGCTTATGTTTAATGGCAAGACAACTGAATTTTTCAATACTGATAGCACGCAGCAGTAATTTGAATCCGGAATTAGTAACCCTATCCTAATATTTACGGTATCCATATGGTATTGCATCAGGGAACAAAAATTAGATTTTAAAAGACAACTGAAAGCTCTGAAGTTCAGGTCTGAAAGCTGATTAGCTGAAAATCAATTTACCATGTGAAAAATTTCAGGAAATGACAGGTTTTACCAAAGCACTCTCCCTCCAGGTAAATAATGTTTCTTAATCATCCTGCTATGTAACAGTGAATGCAAAGCGAAGGAATTGATAATGATAATGATGCCATTAAAATAACATTTCAGTGTTATCGTTTAACATATCCTTGTCATATCCGGAATCCGGACTATCTTTGCATAACAAAGATGATGACAGTAATGTTGATGTCCTGATTCTTTTTAATAAAATGTACGGTCAATAAGGGTAAAGACAAAGAATACAATGCAGAGATAAAAAATCTCATCGACAAATTATGAAAAACATCAAAATGACAAGTTATCAAATCAATAATCTTAATCTGATCAGAACATTCTCAGTTGCTTTCAGTATTTTGATAATGATATTGATGATACAAGCCTGCGACCAACCTGAAATTCCCAAACCTGAACCCTCAGATAATCTGTCAATTGACAGTCTGGTAACCACAAAAAGCGATTTGGTAATATGGGAAAAAGCTTATATTACTGCATATACAAGAGGTAAAAACCTTAAATTCAAGTGGACAACAAACCATGGAAGCATGCTTGGCAGGGATTCAAACACAGTAACATACTGGGCTTGTCCTTCCTGCATAGGTATTAATACTGTAAAATGCACTGTAACAAATGAATATGGAACAGTTTCCGACACCATCGCTATAAAAGTCAGGTTGAAATGAAGCAACTACTCTTAATTAGTGCTTTTTTATCGGGTATCAGTATTCATGCATTTTCACAATGTTGTTCTGCCGGAAATCCTGTTGGTGGAGACGCCACAATGGGTTTATTTTCGAAAAATCAATGGATTATAAACATTGGCTATAAGCATAGCGCATCAGACCAATATTTTCATTTAAGCCGAAAAGCAGATATGAATATTGTTGACGAAAGTTTTTTTGATTATAATCAAATATCAGTTAACTATGGTATTAGCAAGCGATTGGCAGTTTTCGCAGAAACGGGCTATTTCTGGGATAAAACTCAAAAATTGACATTTGACAGTTCAGAAATAAAAATACAATCCCACGGACTTGGTGATTTGCAAATTAATTTGCGATATAAAATAATTAAATCGGCAAATCCCCGCCATCAACTGATTTTTTCAGGCGGTATTAAATTACCCGTAGGCTCTTTCAATGAAGAGCAGGATGGCATTGTAGTACCTGTTTCCTTACAACCATCATCAGGTGCTTTAAAATACAATGTTTCTTTTTTCTATTCCAGTAAAAAACCAGATAAAAAATTAGGTTTAAGTTGTTTTACACTTTTTGAAGCAAGCAGATGGATTGAAAAAGATTTTCTTATTCACCATTATGGTCCATATTTACAATTAACTCCGGGGTTTAATTATTCATTAAAAAAGATTCTGATTTCTGCTTATATCAAATATGAATTAAGAGGTAAAGACCAGCGGGAAAACAATTCAATTATTGAATCAAGCGGAAGCCAAATTTTATTA includes the following:
- a CDS encoding transporter, whose amino-acid sequence is MKQLLLISAFLSGISIHAFSQCCSAGNPVGGDATMGLFSKNQWIINIGYKHSASDQYFHLSRKADMNIVDESFFDYNQISVNYGISKRLAVFAETGYFWDKTQKLTFDSSEIKIQSHGLGDLQINLRYKIIKSANPRHQLIFSGGIKLPVGSFNEEQDGIVVPVSLQPSSGALKYNVSFFYSSKKPDKKLGLSCFTLFEASRWIEKDFLIHHYGPYLQLTPGFNYSLKKILISAYIKYELRGKDQRENNSIIESSGSQILLFNPSIRYSISGDWSFSLSTDLPIFKYVYGYQLTNKYAIQFGIRKEINRAYRVKVKD